One genomic region from Campylobacter sp. RM5004 encodes:
- a CDS encoding branched-chain amino acid ABC transporter permease — MSSSLLIQQIFNGFSLGSMYALIAIGYTMVYGVLRLINFAHGDIMMVGAYACLFALNLFTFPFVPAFGFAVLLCIALGISIDKIAYKPLRNSPRISLLITAIGVSFFLENLINVLFTSTPQPFNAPSILVNPISLYGIRLSLLDILIPILTIIILICVLTILYKSKYGIAIRALAFDISTVGLMGIDANKIIAFVFALGSMLACIGGIFWACKYPQIDPNMGVLIGLKAFGAAVLGGIGSVGGAVLGGLIIGFCEVLIVAFVPDLAGFKDGFAFIFLVFVLLFKPTGIMGQDYERSRF; from the coding sequence ATGAGTTCATCATTGCTTATTCAACAGATTTTCAATGGCTTTTCATTAGGCTCAATGTATGCGCTAATTGCTATTGGCTATACTATGGTTTATGGTGTTTTAAGGCTTATAAATTTTGCTCATGGAGATATTATGATGGTTGGAGCTTACGCTTGTTTGTTTGCTCTTAATCTTTTTACTTTTCCATTTGTTCCTGCATTTGGCTTTGCGGTATTGCTTTGCATTGCTTTAGGAATTAGCATAGATAAGATTGCTTACAAGCCACTTAGAAACTCTCCTAGGATTTCTTTATTAATCACAGCAATAGGTGTTTCGTTTTTCTTAGAAAACTTAATAAATGTATTATTTACAAGCACTCCACAGCCATTTAATGCACCTAGTATTTTAGTAAATCCTATTAGTTTATATGGGATTAGACTTAGTTTGTTAGATATTTTAATTCCGATTTTAACAATAATAATTTTAATTTGTGTTTTAACGATTTTATATAAAAGCAAATATGGTATAGCAATTCGTGCTTTAGCTTTTGATATTTCAACCGTTGGTTTAATGGGAATTGATGCGAATAAAATCATTGCCTTTGTTTTTGCTCTAGGTTCAATGCTAGCTTGTATAGGTGGTATTTTTTGGGCTTGCAAATATCCACAAATTGATCCAAATATGGGCGTTTTAATAGGCCTTAAAGCTTTTGGTGCTGCTGTTTTAGGCGGTATTGGAAGCGTTGGCGGAGCTGTTCTTGGAGGGCTTATTATTGGATTTTGTGAAGTTTTAATAGTAGCTTTTGTTCCTGATTTAGCAGGTTTTAAAGATGGTTTTGCGTTTATATTCTTAGTTTTTGTTTTATTATTTAAGCCAACAGGAATTATGGGGCAAGATTATGAAAGGAGTAGATTTTAA
- a CDS encoding branched-chain amino acid ABC transporter permease: MQKVFSIALIILSIASIFLAEYFLSDYALRTFINICIFIILAASYNLINGVTGQFSLEPNGFVAVGAYVSALLLLDVEAKEDQFSLLDPHPFILAFHSDNFIIALLAGGFSALALSLILSFAVFRVRGDYLAIVTLGFGIIIKLIALNFAAFTNGVQGLNEIPKPDNFLYIVGSITIISIILILNIIYSKYGRAMKAVRDDEDAAFAMGINTFRIKTLAFGTSAFLEGIAGGLLACYITSVTPEQFDFLFTFQLLIIIVLGGLGSTTGAIIGAILVIGGSEWLRFLDEPMNIFGYQTQGLPGLRMLVFSIALIFVMLFARRGIFGDKELSDIIFKRFKK; this comes from the coding sequence ATGCAAAAGGTATTTTCTATTGCTTTAATCATTTTATCAATTGCTAGTATTTTTCTAGCTGAATATTTTTTAAGCGATTATGCTTTAAGAACCTTTATAAATATTTGTATTTTTATAATCTTAGCAGCATCTTACAATCTAATAAACGGAGTAACAGGACAATTTAGTCTAGAGCCAAATGGCTTCGTTGCTGTTGGTGCTTATGTTAGTGCTTTATTATTATTAGATGTTGAAGCTAAAGAAGATCAATTTAGCTTACTAGACCCACATCCATTTATTTTGGCTTTTCATAGTGATAATTTTATAATAGCACTTTTAGCAGGTGGTTTTAGTGCTTTAGCTTTATCGTTAATTCTTAGCTTTGCGGTGTTTCGTGTAAGGGGAGATTATTTAGCTATTGTAACTTTAGGATTTGGAATAATCATAAAGCTTATTGCACTTAATTTTGCAGCATTTACAAACGGAGTTCAAGGCTTAAACGAAATCCCAAAACCTGATAATTTCTTATATATTGTTGGAAGCATTACCATAATTAGCATTATTTTGATTTTAAATATAATTTATTCAAAATATGGAAGAGCTATGAAGGCAGTAAGAGATGATGAAGACGCAGCTTTTGCTATGGGTATTAATACTTTTAGAATAAAGACTTTAGCTTTTGGCACGAGTGCATTTTTAGAAGGAATTGCAGGTGGGCTTTTAGCTTGTTATATTACTAGCGTTACACCTGAGCAATTTGACTTTTTATTCACATTTCAATTATTAATAATAATTGTTTTAGGTGGTTTAGGTAGCACAACGGGTGCAATTATCGGAGCTATTTTAGTAATAGGTGGAAGTGAATGGCTAAGATTTTTAGATGAGCCTATGAATATATTTGGATACCAAACACAAGGCTTACCAGGTCTTAGAATGCTTGTATTTTCTATCGCATTAATTTTTGTAATGCTATTTGCAAGGCGTGGTATTTTTGGCGATAAAGAGCTAAGCGATATTATTTTTAAAAGGTTTAAAAAATGA